ATTTTCATTTTTCGTAGTTCCGAATCGATAAAATCCTGAGTGCCAGAACCATTTTCCCGACTGATAAGATCAATATCATGAAGGTCTTTCATCGCTAAAGTTCTGTTGGCTAGCGGATGTCCCGTTCTTGCGACCAATACAATTTCATCAGAAATAAAAGGAATATAATCAAATAATGGCGACTGGAAAGGCCCTTCGATAATACCAAGATCAATAGAATTGTTTTTTAAAAGCTCCGAAACTTTGTCCGTGTTTTGGGAAGTCAATTCGATATGAATATCCTCATAATAAGAATGGAATTTAACCAAGATTTCCGGTAGAATATATTGTGCAATCGTTGTGCTAGCACCAATTTTGAGATTTCCTTTTAATTTGTTGTTAAGTTTATTAATCTCAAATTCTGCCTCGCGATAAATTTCAAAAATAAGATTGGATTTTTCTAAAAGTATTTTTCCGCTCGACGTTACCTCTATGCTGGTGCCATTTCTGGTGAAAAGTTTGGTGCTAAGCTGTTGCTCCAATTC
This genomic stretch from Chryseobacterium sp. POL2 harbors:
- a CDS encoding LysR family transcriptional regulator encodes the protein MSFTKAAQELHISQPAVNKHIQELEQQLSTKLFTRNGTSIEVTSSGKILLEKSNLIFEIYREAEFEINKLNNKLKGNLKIGASTTIAQYILPEILVKFHSYYEDIHIELTSQNTDKVSELLKNNSIDLGIIEGPFQSPLFDYIPFISDEIVLVARTGHPLANRTLAMKDLHDIDLISRENGSGTQDFIDSELRKMKIPTTEFKKIMNLDSSEIIKNYLLHSNAMAFLSVSTITNELKYNKLSIIDVKQFEIKRQFQFIIPKGETPELVKLFMKTCGIMTQ